GCCCGCCAGTAGGATCGTGTCCACCCCGTTCAGGCGCGCCTGTTCGGCCAGCTTGCCGAGCACCGCGTGGCGGGCCTCCCGCAGGCGGCCGGGCAGATCGCCAGAGAAGTTTCCGAAGCGCTTGCCGAGATGCAGGTCACTCGAGTGGATGAAACGCGCCATGCTCACTCCACCTCAGGCATGGCGGGATCGATCGACGCAGCCGCGCCGTCTCCACGCCCGCGCGCGATCGCTTCGTCGAGGCGAGCGCGCGATCCGGCTGCCAGCCGCTCGACCCCCAGCATGCGCGCCAGCTCGCGCGCAGGATCTGGCTCCTCAAGCAGGTCTAGATTATCGCGGACGACCGCCGACAGTTCCGCAAGCGGGATATCCGGGATCGCCCGGCGTGCTTCATCGCCATGGGGAGGGCGATACGGGTGGAAATCGAGGATGGCGCCGGCCTTCCAGATGAACTCGCCGCTCGATTCCCGCGTCCGGTCATAGTCGCGCAGGTGCATGTCGATCCGCTCGCGGATCTTGCCTCCGGTACGCAGCCAGCCATGCGCGCGGGCGACGCGCTGGCATAATATATCGGTGCGCAGCGGGCTCTCGGTCTCGATCACCGCAACGACCATCGCGCGCAGCGAATCGCGATATGCGAAATCGAAAAACTGGTTCGGATCGGCCGCAAACCCCGTCAGATCGGTGATGCGATAACGGCCAACCAGATCATCTGATACGACCGAGGCCGGGGCGGGGGCGGGAGCCTTGTCGGTGATCCTGACCGGCATGACCGAGTCACAGACCTCCGCGGACACCAGCTCGATCTCGATCGGCACGGGCGCGGGCGCCACCTCATCGGTGTGCGCTGCCGCCTCGTCGTTGCGAATGCCCTCGATCCCCTCGACCTCGTGTCCCATGTCCCAGTGCGCAGTGACGCTGCTGTCCGGTTCCGCCGCGCGGCTTGCCTCCAAGAGCGCCTCCAGCGCCATGTGCAGCCGATCCGCGCAACCGGCGGCATCGTACCACCAGTCGGTCGACCAGACGCGCAGCATGTTCCAGCCGAGACCCGTCAGCACCTGTTCGCGCACCTTGTCGCGATCACGGGCAGTCGCCGCGCTGTGGTAGGACGCGCCGTCGCATTCGACCCCGGCGAGATAGGCTCCAGGCAGATCCGGGTGCCGGACACCCAGGTCGATGCGAAAGCCCGAGATGCCGACCTGCGGCACGATCTGCCAGCCCCGTTGTTCGAGCTGTGCGGCCACCGCCTCCTCGAAGGGAGACTCGAAGCCCCCCACCGAACCCGCGGTCTGGGCCGGCAACGCGATCGCGCCACGCTCCGCATAGTCGAGAAAGGTCTTGAGGTGGTTCACCGCCAGCGCCTTGGTCCGCGTCGGATCGATCTGGTCGGCGGTGAAGCCCGAGAAGACGATTAGTTCCTGCCGTGCGCGCGTTACGGCGACGTTCAGGCGCCGCTCACCGCCGTCGCGGTTGAGCGCGCCGAAGTCCATCGTCAGCTTGCCCGCCGCATCCTTCCAGAAGGTGATCGAGAACAGCATGACGTCACGTTCGTCGCCCTGTACATTCTCCAGATTCTTGACGATGGTTGCCTCGACCCGCTCATCGGCAAAGAACCATTCGAGCGCCGGCTCGTCGCGCCGGGCGACGTCCAGCAGATCGAGGATCAGCGACTGTTGCTGCGCATTGAAGGTGATGATGCCCAGCGTCGGTCGGCTCTTTTCGGGAAGCTCCAGCCACCCGCGCATGCGCGCGACCGCCTCATCCGCGACGGCCTGCGCCTCGATCCGGTTGGTCCGGCTCTTGCCGCGATCATAGATGCCGTGCGGCACCTTGCGCAGACGCACTGCCCGGTCCTCAACCTGCGGCGACGGGAAGGTCACGAGCCGGTTCTGATAATAGTGGTTGTTGGAGAAGGCGATCAGTGACTCGCTGCGGCTGCGATAATGCCAGCGCAGGTCGCGCACCGGGATGCCCGACGCCTTTGCCTCGTCGAGGATGCTCTCCATATCCCGCTCATGGTCAGCGACATCCTCGTCGTCGTCGTTCCTGCCAAAGAAGTTGGTTGGCGGCAGCTGCTTGGGATCGCCGACAATGATCGTCTGGCGCCCGCGCGCGATCGCGCCGACCGCATCCCAGGTCGTGATCTGCGAGGCCTCGTCGAAGATAACGACGTCGAACAAGGCCTGGTTGGGCGGCAGATATTGCGCGATCGAAAGCGGCGACATCAGCATGCAGGGGGCGAGCTTCGAGAAAGTTTCCGGCATCTTGCCGATCATGTCGCGGATCGACTGGCTCGGGCGCTGCAGCTCCATCTGGTAGCGCAGCAGGCCCAATTCGGAGTTGCGCGGCACGCTCTGCACCGCAGGCAGGTTGTGCGCGAGCGCGCCGATCACGCGGCCTGTGGCATGGGAGCGTACCAAATCGTCGATCTCGCGGAATTCGGCAATCGCATTCTCATGCTGGAAGCGCCGGAAATCGCGCAGCACTGGATCACTGTCCAGCACCATAGGCAGCCACCAGCGCGCATAGCCCAGCCGGAATGCCTTGCGCGCGCCCTCGGCGGACACGACTCCGGCTTCGATCTGCTCGACCAGCGCGATAAGCCCGGAAGCGATCGCCCGGTTGCGAACACGGCACCATGCCGACCAGTCGCGCAGCAGGTGGCGTGCTTCCACAAGCGCCGTCAGCGATACCGAAAGGGTGGTCAGCGCGCTCGGTGCGGCTTCGAGCGTGACATTGCGTCCCGCCGCCCTGGCGAAGCGGCTCCGCGCGTCGTCGAAGCCCTGTCGCGCCGCCAGCAGCTTGGCGCCGTCCTGCCAGAGGCGATCGCTCTGATCGCGCTCGTGCAATGCGGTCGCGATCCGCCGGGTGGCAGTCTCCACCGCGCCCGCGTCGCGACCCTCCAGACGTAGTGCCGCGCGCAGCCTTTCCGCGTGAGCGAGGATGTCGGCGATGGCGGTCAGATCGGTGTCGAGGCCAGTGAACGGAAGCGACCGGCCGGCCAATGGGCTCTTGTCGATCGCCGCCAAATGCTCCTTCATCCTGCGTAACTGGGGCAGATCACTTTCAGGGTCGGCCGCGCCGCCACTGGCATAGGTCTGGAGCAGGCGCGACACCTTGCGCTTGCCGAGCGCCGAAAGCGGCCAGAGGGACGCGTTCGCCTCGCGCCATTGGCGATCGAGCGTTTCGATTTCAATCGCCCGCACACTATCCAGCGGGAAGGGCGCGGCGAGTTGGTTTTCGGCTTCCCGATATTTGCCGATCGCGCCGGTCAATGCGGCCAGATCGCCCGCCGATCGAGGGATTTCGGGATCGAACGCGATCGAGATGTCGCGATCGCGCCCCGCCTCCATCGCTTCAGCCAGAGAGGCAAATGTCGCGATCTCGGCGCTCACAGGCTGATTGTCGGCACCAAGTCCGATAGCGCTGCGCCATGCGTCGAGCGCGCCGGCCAGCAGGTCGGCGGCGTTGCGCAGCGACTGGGCGGCAGCGATCAGTTCCTCCTGCTGAGCTGCGCCAGGCTCTTCGATGTCGACCAGATCCAGCGCGGGCCGCCGTTCGACCGATGCGAAGATCAGACCCAATTCCCCCGCCAGTTCTTCCAGAGCCGCCAATGCCGGCGTGTCGTGCACCTGCCCCCACGGCCAATCGAACTCCGGGGCCGGGGTATCCGCCTCGCGTAGAGCGATGCCCAGTGCGAGATAAGGCGTCCAGCCACTGGGCGCAGGCCTGTGCAATGCCTCTACATAGGCGTTGAGCGTATCGCGGCGCAGCTTCAGCCGCTCGTTGACGGCGATCCATTCCGCAGGATCAACACGTCCACCATGTTCCCACGCAGCCTTGAGCTGCGCCAGGAAATGGCGTCGGTCAGCCTTGCTGGAATGCAGCTCGATACACTGGTCGCCCAGCCCATGTTCGCGCAGGCGGCGATAGACGACGTCGAGGGCAGCCGTCTTTTCCGCCACGAACAGCACCGTCTTCCCGACGCCCAGGCAATTGGCGATCATGTTCGCGATGGTCTGGCTCTTGCCCGTGCCCGGCGGCCCCACGATCACGAAATCGCGGCCCGCCGCCGCCGCCAGGCTGGCGGCGGTCTGCGAGGAGTCGGACGGCAACAGGCTGATAATATCCGCCGGCGCATAGTCGCGATCGAGGTCACGCTCGTCACGGATAGCGGGCTGCCCGTCATCCGCCCCAAACGGCTTGTCCGGTGTATCGATCAGGTGGCGGACGACCCGGTTCTCGCGCAATGCCTCGGTGCGCTCGACCAGGTCCTTCCACATCAGGAACTTGGCGAAGCTGAACGTCGACAGAGCAGTGTCGTCGATGACCTCCATGCCTGGAACATCGCGCACCGCCTGCCGCATCATCGCCAGCACACGCGGCACATCGATGCCGCTGTCGTCAAGCGGCAGATCGCCACCGAACTGGGGCAGCCGGAGATCGAAATCGCGTTCCAGGAACTGAAGGAGTGTCGCGTTGAAGCGCGGCTCATCTTCATGGAAGCGCAGGCGGAAGGGGGCGGTCGCGCTGCGGCGCTCCACCTTGACGGGAATCAGCAGTAACGGCGCGCGATAGCTGCGCTCGTCCTCCGGCTTTTTCTTCCAGCGCAGGAAGCCGACCGCCAGAAACAGGGTGTTGGCTCCGCCCTCGGCGAAATCGTTGCGCACCTGCCGATATAGGTCGATCAGGCGCGCTTCAAGCTGGGGTGCGTCCAGCGGCGACGGCAACTCGTCCCGTTGCAGGGCTTCGGCTGCAAAGCCGCGCTGGAGATCGCGGCCATGCACCTCGCGATACAGGACCGCGTCGCGCTCACCTAAAGGGTTTTGCTGGGGCAATGACACGATCTGGATTGCGGCACCGTCCGCCAGTCTGTCCTCGAGATAGGCGACATCGGTGCAAAGGAACGGAATCGTCTTTTTCGATTCCGGGAAGTTCAGCAGCCGGTTGCGGAGCGTCAGGTCAAGCAGCTTCTTTTGCCAGCGATCAATGCGGCCAGCGGCGGTCGTCGGTTTCTCCTCGACCTGCATGTCCGGCAATTCGTTGAACGAGGGGGCAGCGGGCAGCGACAATGCTGCGACCGACGCGCCTTCTTCATCCCCCGACGCATCATGCCGCGATGCCTCGTGGGAGGCGAGCGGGGTGATGCCGCCACTGCGCGCGCGCCGCACATCAATTGCCGCGACGAAGGCGTGCGCCTCCTCCTCTCTCATACGATGATCGAGAGCCCGCTGCGCCATGTCCAGAGCCATAGCCGGACGATGGGTGACGCCGGTCGTCTCGAACACGATCAATTCGCGCGACGCCAGCGCCTTGCGAATCTCCATCTGGTCGGTTTCAATCGTGTTGCCCAAGGTCCGCTTCGTCAGCCAGACGCCCACCGCCGCATGGCCCAGGAACATCAGGATCACTGGATACAGGCCCGCCCCTTCCAGGGTTGCAGCGATCAGCAAAGTCGTATCCAGGCAGGTGCCAA
Above is a window of Sphingobium sp. JS3065 DNA encoding:
- a CDS encoding DUF3320 domain-containing protein → MNDPTVAADIAGSFTYASYQNAIPVIRSIRIENADGRHHENIRVDLTSSPAFLRAKSWTIDRLVPGDSLPLGDRKVDLDSGYLAGLNEAERGEITLRLSAGDAVLNEQRFPVRLLARDEWGGVTDMAQLLPAFVMPNDPAVARILRSAADRLAEHGHPSGLDGYQSGDPQRSYMLAAAIYSAVAAMGIHYAEPPASFEDRGQKVRRPATIAEERLGTCLDTTLLIAATLEGAGLYPVILMFLGHAAVGVWLTKRTLGNTIETDQMEIRKALASRELIVFETTGVTHRPAMALDMAQRALDHRMREEEAHAFVAAIDVRRARSGGITPLASHEASRHDASGDEEGASVAALSLPAAPSFNELPDMQVEEKPTTAAGRIDRWQKKLLDLTLRNRLLNFPESKKTIPFLCTDVAYLEDRLADGAAIQIVSLPQQNPLGERDAVLYREVHGRDLQRGFAAEALQRDELPSPLDAPQLEARLIDLYRQVRNDFAEGGANTLFLAVGFLRWKKKPEDERSYRAPLLLIPVKVERRSATAPFRLRFHEDEPRFNATLLQFLERDFDLRLPQFGGDLPLDDSGIDVPRVLAMMRQAVRDVPGMEVIDDTALSTFSFAKFLMWKDLVERTEALRENRVVRHLIDTPDKPFGADDGQPAIRDERDLDRDYAPADIISLLPSDSSQTAASLAAAAGRDFVIVGPPGTGKSQTIANMIANCLGVGKTVLFVAEKTAALDVVYRRLREHGLGDQCIELHSSKADRRHFLAQLKAAWEHGGRVDPAEWIAVNERLKLRRDTLNAYVEALHRPAPSGWTPYLALGIALREADTPAPEFDWPWGQVHDTPALAALEELAGELGLIFASVERRPALDLVDIEEPGAAQQEELIAAAQSLRNAADLLAGALDAWRSAIGLGADNQPVSAEIATFASLAEAMEAGRDRDISIAFDPEIPRSAGDLAALTGAIGKYREAENQLAAPFPLDSVRAIEIETLDRQWREANASLWPLSALGKRKVSRLLQTYASGGAADPESDLPQLRRMKEHLAAIDKSPLAGRSLPFTGLDTDLTAIADILAHAERLRAALRLEGRDAGAVETATRRIATALHERDQSDRLWQDGAKLLAARQGFDDARSRFARAAGRNVTLEAAPSALTTLSVSLTALVEARHLLRDWSAWCRVRNRAIASGLIALVEQIEAGVVSAEGARKAFRLGYARWWLPMVLDSDPVLRDFRRFQHENAIAEFREIDDLVRSHATGRVIGALAHNLPAVQSVPRNSELGLLRYQMELQRPSQSIRDMIGKMPETFSKLAPCMLMSPLSIAQYLPPNQALFDVVIFDEASQITTWDAVGAIARGRQTIIVGDPKQLPPTNFFGRNDDDEDVADHERDMESILDEAKASGIPVRDLRWHYRSRSESLIAFSNNHYYQNRLVTFPSPQVEDRAVRLRKVPHGIYDRGKSRTNRIEAQAVADEAVARMRGWLELPEKSRPTLGIITFNAQQQSLILDLLDVARRDEPALEWFFADERVEATIVKNLENVQGDERDVMLFSITFWKDAAGKLTMDFGALNRDGGERRLNVAVTRARQELIVFSGFTADQIDPTRTKALAVNHLKTFLDYAERGAIALPAQTAGSVGGFESPFEEAVAAQLEQRGWQIVPQVGISGFRIDLGVRHPDLPGAYLAGVECDGASYHSAATARDRDKVREQVLTGLGWNMLRVWSTDWWYDAAGCADRLHMALEALLEASRAAEPDSSVTAHWDMGHEVEGIEGIRNDEAAAHTDEVAPAPVPIEIELVSAEVCDSVMPVRITDKAPAPAPASVVSDDLVGRYRITDLTGFAADPNQFFDFAYRDSLRAMVVAVIETESPLRTDILCQRVARAHGWLRTGGKIRERIDMHLRDYDRTRESSGEFIWKAGAILDFHPYRPPHGDEARRAIPDIPLAELSAVVRDNLDLLEEPDPARELARMLGVERLAAGSRARLDEAIARGRGDGAAASIDPAMPEVE